The sequence below is a genomic window from Deltaproteobacteria bacterium.
TGACGCCCCCGCGTAGGCCACGACGGCGGTCTTGCTGTCCGCGGTGACGTAGGCCGCGAGGAACCCTTGCGCCGCGCTGTTCGAGTGCACCGTGACCGGGGCTGTCTTGCCGGGCAGCAAGATCTCCACCTTGCCGGTGTTGACTCTCACGGCGCCCGCCGGGCGGATCCAGTTCCAGCCCCAGCCGTCGATGGCCGAGGCGCAGCTCGGAAGCGTCTTGCCGCCTGTCTTGTCGATCAACTGGTCGAGGCACGCGCGGTCGTAGAACTTGAGGTCGCTCCCGCCGATGTTGAGGTGCATGAGGTCCCCCATGCGGTGCATGCGCGCGAGCACCGTCGAGTGGTAGAGCATCGTGCGGTTGTCCATCACCGGCGCGCCTGAAAGGACCTCGGACTTCGTCACGCGCGTGGCCACGAGGTCCGACGCGGTCCCGTCCTCGTAGACCGCGGAGAGGTAGGCCGTGGCGCCGAAGAGAGCGTAGCCGCGGATCTGCTGGTCCTTGCCCGCCGGAAGCTTCGAGCCCTTCACCTGCTCCATCGCCCCGCCCGCGACGGGCATGCGGTAGAGCATCACGCGCGCGCCCGTGGTGTAGAGCGTGGCGAGGAGCGTCCCATCCACGAGCTCCCAGGCCCAGGCCTCGTTGATGCTCGCCACCGGCGCGGTCGCGAGGGTCTTGAAGACCTTCGGCGGCGCGGCGCCGTACCAGGCGTAGTTCTTGTCGTTGTTCGCGAGCACGTAGAGCCGGCACCCGTCCACCGCGAGGAAGCCCTTCTCGGCGCGCGCTCCCGAGGGGAGCGAGCTGTTCTCGTCGGGCTGACCCGTGACCTGCAGCCGATCGCCGAGGGCCTTCCACGCCGTGGTGGAGGTGAGCCCAAAGCTGGCTGGCGCCCCCACGCAGGGATCGCCGCCGCCGTCGGCCTTCGTCGCGCCGTCGGCCTTCGTCGCGCCGTCGGCCTTCGCCGTGCCGTCGGTCTTCGCGGGACCGTCCCCCGCGGCGCCGTCGCCGGTCGTGGCACCGGTGTCCGTCGTCACGCTCCCGTCGGTCCCGCTCGTGCTGTTGCTGCTGCAGCCTGCGGTCCCGAGGCAGAGCCCCAGGGCCAGTGCCAGGGCCGCGCTCCCCCGCCGGGTCGTACGGGCCGCCGGGGAAGCGCGCCACGGGTCTCCGTCTGGGCTAGTTACCTCGATCTCTCTCATCGCTCTCTCGCTCCGTCCTGGCCAACGTGTGGCTTGCCACGCCCCCGGAGTGGCCACCGCCCGGGCGCGATCCTGATTCGCCATCTGTCCGTCAAAGGGTGTGCAGCGTAGCAGGAGCTCTCGGCGGGGTCCAAGTACGCCGACCACGGCCGCCCGACACGGCTCGTCGACCCGGCCGCGCATCAGCACCTCGGGTCGGGCGACCCCTTGATCATGGTAGAAGGTTGCAGGAACGGAGGATGGCGAATGCCGCAGCACCGGAACCGCTTGCCGCAGCTGTCGGGCGATCTTTTTCTCACCGACGCTGGCGTCGAGACGGACCTCATTTTCAACCACGGGATCGAGATCCGAGAGTTCGCGGCCCATACACTGCTGCCAACGCCGCACGGCCGAGCAGCCCTGACCCGTTACTTCGAAGGCTTTCTCGACCTCGCAAAGGAGCGGCACGCGGGGTTCGTCCTCGATAGCGTCACGTGGAAGGCGCATGGTCACTGGGCCAAGAGCCTTGGAGCCCACGCCGAGCAGCTGCGTGCGGCGAACGAGGACGCTATTCGTTTCATCGCCGACCTGCGAGCGCGCTACTCGACCAACGCGAAACCGATCGTGCTCAACGGCGTGATCGGTCCGCGCGGTGACGCCTATCGTCCCGAGGCCACGATTGCAATGGAGGCTGCCGAAGAATATTTCTCAGAGCAGCTCAGCTGGCTTGCGGCAACCGAGGCGGACATGGTCACAGCGCTGACGTTCAACCAGGCGGGCGAGGCAGCCGGGCTGGCACGCGCGGCGCGTGCGGTCGGCATGCCTGCCGTGATCTCATTCACCGTGGAGACCCACGGAGCCCTGCCGACGGGGCAGACCCTCGCCGATGCGATCGCCCAGGTCGATGAAGCGACGGATAGCTTCCCCGCCTACTACATGATCAACTGCGCCCATCCGGATCATTTCACTGGCGTGTTGCACGATGCGCCCTGGGCCAGGCGCATTCGCGGTGTGCGTGCGAACGCGTCCCGCAAGAGCCACGCAGAGCTCGACGCTTCGACGGCCCTCGATTCGGGCGACCCCAAAGAGCTCGCAGGCCAGTATCGCCACCTGGCTCAGCAAATGCCGTGGCTGAATGTGTTTGGGGGCTGCTGTGGCTCCGATCTGCACCACGTGACCGAGATCGCGCGCGCCCTGGCGGGGACGCTCCGGCGCGGTGGTCCGCCTCTGGTATGAGCAACGGCCGGAACAAGGGGCTGAGCCCGCCGCGCGCCGGCGCGGCGGTGAGGCAGGGCGTGGAGAGGGTGGAGCGCCGTGTTTCCCGAGTGGCGCCCCGACCCCTTACATCCCGATGGCCGCCTTGGCCTTCGCCAGCTCGCCGGCGGAGAACTTCAGGTTGGTGTCCGCCTCGCTGGCGTTGTGAAAGCCCGCCGAGTTCTCGGAGACCACCGTGAACTCCCACCAGAAGAGGGCGCGCATGTAGTAGCCCTTGGCCTCGGCCAGCTTCTTCGCGTCGAAGGTGGGGTCGCTACCGAGAGCCTCGAGCTTGGTCAGCACGGCGTCCAGGTCCGTCTCCACCTGCTTGGCCTGGTTCATCACGCCGTCCTGCAGGGTGGTCACGATCGTCAGGTTGTCCTGGCCGTCCCCGTGGCACTTTCCGCAGGTCTCCTTCGGGTACTTCAGCGGCGAGGTGTACCAGTGGCTGCTCTGCGTGCCGGTCTTGGGCATGTGGCAGTCGGCGCAGGTGGCGCCCGCCTTGTAGTGCTTGCTGTCCCAGTAGAACTCGGTCTCCGGGTGCTGGGCCTTGATGCCCGTGACCCCGAGCGTGGAGTGCTTCCAGTCCTGCACGTTGTTGTATTTGGCCTGGTAGTAGCTCTCGAGGTCCTTCAGCTTCCGCCAGGGGAAGTCGTCGCGGATGATCGTCTTGTCCACGCCCGGGCCGCAGGTGTACTCCACGTGGCACTGCGCGCAGGTCAGGATCCCCGCCATGCGTCGCGCCGCCTGCGTGCGTTTCCCGTCGGCGCCCTTCTCGTTCATCTTGGCCATCAGCTCGGCCGGCGTCTTCGGCACGAAGTTGAAGCTCTCGCTGTAAGGATCGGTGCCGCGCTCCAGGATGGCCGCGATCTGCGCCTTGCGCACCAGCCGGAAGCCCGCCGAGTGCGGGTCGTGGCAGTGATTGCAGCCCGCGCCGTAGTCGGTGGTCTTGGGCCAGTTGGCATTGATCTTCTTCACCACGTCCTCCCAGGCCATGTCCTTGCCGATGACGGGCTTGCCCCGCCGGCTCTCGTTCCAGAAGTAGGTCACCGCGGTGCTCTTGCACTGCAGGCAGGCCGTGTTCTGCTTGCGCTTGATCTCCTTGTGGTCCTTCAGCATGAAGGCGTGGCCGCGCTCCTCGTTGTACTCGAGGGTGAAGCCATGCCCGCCCATCAGGTGCTTGTACTTCGGGAACTCGTCGTACTTGGAGGTCTTCACCGACCCGCCGTACTTGCCGGCCTTCTTGCCGTCCTCGGTCAGGTAGGTGTCCTTGTAGGCCGCGTGGCAGGTCGCGCAGGTGTCGACCGAGAAATCGACCGTCGCCGTCACGTTGCCGGGGTCCGCCTGGTGCTTGAGCGCGTTGTCGTGGCACGAGACGCAGCCCTGCTGGAGCTTGCCGTGCGGGCCTTCCGTGGCC
It includes:
- a CDS encoding ammonia-forming cytochrome c nitrite reductase subunit c552, translated to MRHRSRTTPLALGLAFLAVSGLPACDGNPELKKDAGTTTDSRTADTGVARDATGEAGSPAGEQKCGTCHAGQAASATEGPHGKLQQGCVSCHDNALKHQADPGNVTATVDFSVDTCATCHAAYKDTYLTEDGKKAGKYGGSVKTSKYDEFPKYKHLMGGHGFTLEYNEERGHAFMLKDHKEIKRKQNTACLQCKSTAVTYFWNESRRGKPVIGKDMAWEDVVKKINANWPKTTDYGAGCNHCHDPHSAGFRLVRKAQIAAILERGTDPYSESFNFVPKTPAELMAKMNEKGADGKRTQAARRMAGILTCAQCHVEYTCGPGVDKTIIRDDFPWRKLKDLESYYQAKYNNVQDWKHSTLGVTGIKAQHPETEFYWDSKHYKAGATCADCHMPKTGTQSSHWYTSPLKYPKETCGKCHGDGQDNLTIVTTLQDGVMNQAKQVETDLDAVLTKLEALGSDPTFDAKKLAEAKGYYMRALFWWEFTVVSENSAGFHNASEADTNLKFSAGELAKAKAAIGM
- a CDS encoding homocysteine S-methyltransferase family protein codes for the protein MPQHRNRLPQLSGDLFLTDAGVETDLIFNHGIEIREFAAHTLLPTPHGRAALTRYFEGFLDLAKERHAGFVLDSVTWKAHGHWAKSLGAHAEQLRAANEDAIRFIADLRARYSTNAKPIVLNGVIGPRGDAYRPEATIAMEAAEEYFSEQLSWLAATEADMVTALTFNQAGEAAGLARAARAVGMPAVISFTVETHGALPTGQTLADAIAQVDEATDSFPAYYMINCAHPDHFTGVLHDAPWARRIRGVRANASRKSHAELDASTALDSGDPKELAGQYRHLAQQMPWLNVFGGCCGSDLHHVTEIARALAGTLRRGGPPLV